The Clostridia bacterium DNA window ATTCTTTCTTATTATTTTCGCTCCCCTGTTTGCTGCATCAGTATATGTCAAAGGACTGCCTCCCTCTTCCATTTTATGTTTTATAGTGCTAAAATTACTATACCACATATGAAGGGTTTGGTAAAATATATGAGAGTAAAAACCCGGCTTTCGGCGGTTGCAATATCTGCAGCAGCTGTTGTTTGTACAGTACTGATACTTTGCATCAGTATTGCTTTCGGATTTTATTTTGGCCCGGAAAAGGATAGGCCGAAATCACCGGCTTTGATCATCAAAAATGAAAACTCATACTATAATACTTTGCCTGAATGGGTTCACGTTGGTAAGGGCGGGTATAAGCTTGTATTTGCGGTTAACGCTCCGGAACCCGGTGAAGACTACTCGAGAGAGGAGAACCCCTCAGCCGGCAGAACACCGATGGTATTCGCAGTATTGGACCCCTTAAAAAAAGAAATATGCCAGGTTGAGAACAATATATATAGGGATAATGTGGACGATGAAAGTAGCAAAGTTTCGCTTACGCCGGGCAAAAGATACGGTACGATAATGCTTGGAAACGGGATGTTTGCTTATGAAGATGATGGGCAATATATAGACTATGGTGTATATTTTACTTTCAACGATAAGGCCGAGCCTGTACTGTCTTCCTACGGCGGTTCCCATCTGGCCTATATCAGTCAGGGAGGACTGTTCGGAAGGCCGTTTATAAATTTATATTCCCTGGCAGGAGGTATGTTCTCAGGCGGAGGTTTTATACAAGGACAGCCTGAGCAAAAGAAGGAGATTTCCATAGCTGCAGGGAGCCTTGTAGGATGGGTGGGTAATTATGAATTACTTTTTTCAACTTCAAGATTGAACAGAAAATTCCAGTATGTTGACATGCATGATCTGTGGCGTGTACCGGCACAAGGGGGCAAGCCACGGAAAATACGCGATAATGTACATAATCCATTATTTTATTCTGATGACGCTGTAATAGTTTTTGCTGAAAGGGAAGAAAACAACTCTTACAGTGTACAAAAAATGCAGCTTGATGGACATGTTGAGAAAATGGTGCGGTTCAGGTACACTCCAAAAACTGATGAAATGCCTGCATTGAGTATTACCAACAGGAAGCAGAATCAAAACTTTGATATTTGCTATACAGCTGATGCAGAGGGTGGGAAAAAGTCGATTATGGCAGTAAATTCACAAAGCAGGGATGTCAGAACTCTGGTAAAGGGACAGGATATCATAGGGCCTGTTATTTCATCATACAAAATCGATGGGGGAGAAGGTAAATATATGCTATATTTTTCAGAAGAAGAAGGAAGTACAAAAGCTTACGTCATTGATAATATGGGAAATGTACAGTCTGAGATATACGGAATGCTTGCATCAGCCCCTTCAGAATCTTACAGGAAAGCAGAAAGTGAGTAGTATGAATATATTCCCACTGTTTTAAGAACTCTTATTTTCCCAAAAAACTTGAAGTTGCCGTACTGAAATAGTAAAATTAAAAATATATATTAATAAGCGGCATATTATTAATATATGCTGATAAAGTTGTGTGTAATAGCGGCAATAAGGTAAAACCTGTTAAGATCAAGACTGAGATATAAAGGCTGATACAGCTTTGAACAAAGTACTATCTGAGTCTTTTTTCAAGTCTTTTTCCTGTTTGGGTACAAGTCTAATTTTTTTGTTGAAGGAGAGTATATATGTCTGACAAAAAAAGGGTAGCGGTTATTTTCGGTGGGCAGTCTTCAGAACATGAAGTATCCAGAGTTTCAGCCGAATCTGTTATAAAAAACATAAATAGGGATAAGTATGATGTAGTAATGATAGGTATTACTAAGGATGGTAAGTGGCTTACATATAGCGGCCCTGTAGAGAAACTGAGCAGTGGGGAATGGGAAAAGGAAGCTGAAGATAATGTGAAAAAGGGAATACAATTACCCTGCGGCAATTCTGCCAGATATATATTTGCAGCTGCCGGAGCAGAAGAGATGGACAAAAAAATCGATGTGGTTTTTCCCGTACTTCACGGCTGCAATGGAGAAGACGGTACAATACAAGGACTTTTTGAACTAGCAGCTATGCCTTATGTAGGTTGCGGGGTTTTGGGGGCAGCTTTGGGTATGGATAAGGCCTATTCGAAGATTATATTTGAAAAAGCAGGTATACCCCAGGGCAAATATCTTGTTTTCAGCAGAAAGCAAGTAGAAAATGATATGGAAGCAATAATAGGAAAAGTTGAAAGCGAACTGGAATATCCTTGTTTTGTAAAGCCTTCAAATGCAGGCTCTTCAGTAGGTGTCGGTAAGGCTCACAATAAGGCTGAGCTGATTAAGACTTTGGAAAAAGCAGTGAAGTATGACAGAAAAGTATTGGTTGAGGAGTTTATCAACGGCAGGGAGGTAGAATGCGCTGTTCTTGGAAATGACGAGCCTGTTGCCTCCACAGTCGGTGAGATAATACCGTGTAATGAGTTTTATGACTATCAGGCAAAATATGTGGCTAATGATTCAAAATGTGTTATTCCTGCAAACCTTGATGATGAAACAGTGCAAAAAATCAGGAATTACGCTGTAAAGGCTTTTAAATCCCTTGATTGTGCCGGACTCTCAAGAGTTGATTTTTTTGTTCACAAGGAAACCGGAAAAGTATACATTAATGAAATTAATACACTTCCTGGCTTTACCAGTATAAGCATGTATCCAAAACTGTGGGAAGCGTCGGGAATACCGTACGACGAGCTCATAGACAGGCTAATAGGCCTTGCACTGGAAAGGTTTGAGGACAACAGGAAGGCAATTGATGCTTGATAATAATAAACAGTGAAGGTATACTGCCGAAGAATGAGAGCATAACTACTGAAAAATGAATTATTTCATATAGGAAATTATTTTGATAAGTTTAAAAGCAGCATAATTAACAAAAGAAAAATTTCTATTATCAATTGTCAATGTACGTTGCCAATTGTATTTTGTTGGGGGTAAAATAAATGGACAACAGACCTATAGGCGTATTTGATTCGGGTCTAGGCGGCCTTACGGTTTTGAAGGAAATAATGGAGCTTTTACCGTCAGAGAGTCTTGTTTATTTCGGTGACAGCGGAAGAGCTCCTTATGGTACAAAATCCAGGGAGACTATTATAAAATACACCTTTCAGGATATAAGATTCCTGCTCAACCAGGATATTAAGATGATCGTTATCGGATGTAATACTGCAAGTGCATACAGTTATGAGCAGGTCAGGAGCTGTTTTGATATTCCGGTAATTGAAGTGGTCCGACCAGGGGCAGCAGCTGCTGTAAGGGAGACTGCAAACAAAAAGGTAGGGGTAATAGGAACACCGGGAACCATTGGAAGCGGTGTTTATGAAAAGGCTATAAATGGTATTGATAATTCCATCAAAATATTTTCCAAAGCATGCCCGCTTTTTGTACCTCTTGCAGAAGAGGGATGGTGGGATAATGACATTGCATTAAGAACAGCTGAAGAATACCTTATCCCTTTAAAAAATGAAGGTATCGATACTCTCGTTTTGGGGTGCACACATTATCCGCTTTTGATCAAAACCATATCCCAAGTAATGGGGGATGG harbors:
- the murI gene encoding glutamate racemase, whose amino-acid sequence is MDNRPIGVFDSGLGGLTVLKEIMELLPSESLVYFGDSGRAPYGTKSRETIIKYTFQDIRFLLNQDIKMIVIGCNTASAYSYEQVRSCFDIPVIEVVRPGAAAAVRETANKKVGVIGTPGTIGSGVYEKAINGIDNSIKIFSKACPLFVPLAEEGWWDNDIALRTAEEYLIPLKNEGIDTLVLGCTHYPLLIKTISQVMGDGVKLVSSGLEVAKVVKDIVMSDSLQRDGHISPVYRYYTSDSVEKFEALGNSFLQRNVCSAEKVDIEKY
- a CDS encoding D-alanine--D-alanine ligase; the protein is MSDKKRVAVIFGGQSSEHEVSRVSAESVIKNINRDKYDVVMIGITKDGKWLTYSGPVEKLSSGEWEKEAEDNVKKGIQLPCGNSARYIFAAAGAEEMDKKIDVVFPVLHGCNGEDGTIQGLFELAAMPYVGCGVLGAALGMDKAYSKIIFEKAGIPQGKYLVFSRKQVENDMEAIIGKVESELEYPCFVKPSNAGSSVGVGKAHNKAELIKTLEKAVKYDRKVLVEEFINGREVECAVLGNDEPVASTVGEIIPCNEFYDYQAKYVANDSKCVIPANLDDETVQKIRNYAVKAFKSLDCAGLSRVDFFVHKETGKVYINEINTLPGFTSISMYPKLWEASGIPYDELIDRLIGLALERFEDNRKAIDA